Proteins encoded in a region of the Streptomyces akebiae genome:
- a CDS encoding FAD/NAD(P)-binding protein: protein MTRAEDALAVCVIGAGPRGLSVLERICANAGGVGRPVEVHLVDPYPPGAGAVWRTDQPGELLMNTVASQVTLFTDDSVDCAGPSVPGPSLYAWACAIRDRAVGRDCEHDYGQAVGRDVVQTLPARVVEEARRLGPDTYPTRAFHGHYLEWVFRHLLRTAPAHVTVRTHRTTAVALTDDPATALTDDPATVRNEDTAGRRGEEVADRRSEAAAGRPQRVTLANGDRLSGLDAVVLALGHGDLTPSPQERALRSFADRHGLAYVAPANPADADLSGIAPGTPVALRGLGLNFFDCVALLTEGRGGTFKEGESGLVYLPSGNEPVLYAGSRRGVPYHARGENEKGALGRHEPRFLTPDVIAGLRRRVADGRPLGFRQDLWPLVDREVRTVYHEAWIRAARGPEEAEEFVRSCRADADGRGEAALLDRHAVPPGERWDWTRIEHPYGERRFTGRADFRSWLLTYLRRDVAEARRGNVHGPLKAALDALRDLRNEIRLVVDHGGVSGDSYRAELDGWYTPLNAFTSIGPPAFRVEQLIALIEAEVVRVLGPGMRVRAWAPGAQVAEGVGEAGFLVDAESVDDPPVRVAALIEARLPAVDLRRSTDPLLRGLLVSGACGPYRLPGEPGHEPGGLAVTDGPPRLVDAAGRPHPNRFAFGVPVEGVRWVTAVGIRPGVGSVTLEDSDAIARAALGLGPVLAPEPGTGAGARPETGPEPEPGPASGSHEVTVVPPPRRTSGTRSR, encoded by the coding sequence ATGACCCGTGCCGAGGACGCGCTCGCCGTCTGTGTGATCGGCGCCGGTCCGCGCGGGCTCTCCGTGCTGGAGCGGATCTGCGCCAACGCGGGCGGGGTCGGGCGGCCGGTCGAGGTCCACCTCGTCGATCCGTACCCGCCGGGCGCGGGCGCGGTCTGGCGCACGGACCAGCCGGGCGAGCTGCTGATGAACACGGTCGCCTCCCAGGTGACCCTGTTCACCGACGACAGCGTGGACTGCGCGGGACCTTCGGTGCCGGGACCGAGCCTGTACGCCTGGGCGTGCGCGATCCGCGACCGGGCCGTCGGTCGGGACTGCGAGCACGACTACGGTCAGGCGGTCGGCCGGGACGTCGTACAGACGCTGCCCGCGCGGGTCGTGGAGGAGGCCCGGCGGCTCGGCCCCGACACCTATCCGACCCGCGCGTTCCACGGCCACTACCTGGAATGGGTCTTCCGGCACCTGTTACGCACGGCCCCCGCCCATGTGACGGTCCGCACCCACCGGACGACGGCGGTCGCGCTCACCGACGACCCCGCGACCGCGCTGACCGACGACCCCGCGACCGTGCGGAACGAGGACACCGCGGGCCGGCGGGGCGAGGAGGTGGCAGACCGGCGGAGCGAGGCGGCCGCGGGTCGGCCGCAGCGGGTGACGCTGGCGAACGGCGACCGGCTGTCGGGGCTGGACGCGGTGGTGCTGGCCCTGGGCCACGGCGATCTGACGCCGTCGCCGCAGGAGCGCGCGCTGCGCTCCTTCGCCGACCGCCACGGCCTCGCCTACGTGGCCCCGGCCAACCCGGCCGACGCCGACCTGAGCGGGATCGCGCCGGGCACCCCGGTCGCCCTGCGGGGACTGGGCCTGAACTTCTTCGACTGCGTGGCCCTGCTCACCGAGGGCCGCGGCGGCACGTTCAAGGAGGGCGAGTCCGGTCTCGTGTACCTCCCGAGCGGCAACGAGCCCGTGCTGTACGCCGGTTCGCGGCGTGGCGTCCCGTACCACGCCCGGGGCGAGAACGAGAAGGGCGCGCTCGGGCGCCACGAGCCGCGTTTCCTGACCCCGGACGTCATCGCGGGGCTGCGGCGCCGGGTGGCCGACGGACGCCCCCTGGGCTTCCGCCAGGACCTCTGGCCGCTCGTCGACCGCGAGGTACGGACCGTCTACCACGAGGCGTGGATCCGCGCCGCCCGAGGGCCGGAGGAGGCCGAGGAGTTCGTACGGTCGTGCCGCGCGGACGCGGACGGACGGGGCGAGGCGGCCCTGCTCGACCGTCACGCGGTCCCGCCCGGCGAGCGATGGGACTGGACGCGGATCGAACACCCCTACGGCGAGCGGAGGTTCACCGGCCGCGCCGACTTCCGGAGCTGGCTGCTGACGTATCTGCGCCGGGACGTCGCCGAGGCCCGCCGCGGCAATGTGCACGGCCCGTTGAAGGCGGCGCTGGACGCCCTGCGGGACCTGCGCAACGAGATCCGGCTCGTCGTCGACCACGGCGGAGTCTCCGGCGACTCGTACCGCGCCGAACTCGACGGCTGGTACACCCCGTTGAACGCCTTCACCTCGATCGGCCCGCCCGCCTTCCGTGTCGAGCAGCTGATCGCGTTGATCGAGGCGGAGGTCGTGCGGGTGCTCGGGCCGGGGATGAGGGTACGGGCGTGGGCGCCCGGCGCCCAGGTGGCGGAGGGCGTCGGCGAGGCCGGTTTCCTCGTGGACGCCGAGTCGGTGGACGACCCTCCGGTGCGGGTCGCCGCCCTGATCGAGGCCCGGCTGCCCGCCGTGGACCTGCGGCGGAGCACCGACCCGCTGCTCCGCGGGCTGCTCGTGTCCGGCGCGTGCGGCCCGTACCGGCTGCCGGGCGAGCCGGGTCACGAGCCCGGCGGGCTGGCGGTCACCGACGGTCCGCCACGGCTGGTGGACGCCGCGGGCCGGCCGCATCCGAACCGGTTCGCCTTCGGGGTGCCGGTGGAGGGGGTGCGCTGGGTGACGGCGGTCGGCATCAGGCCCGGCGTCGGCTCGGTGACGCTGGAGGACTCGGACGCGATCGCACGGGCGGCGTTGGGACTGGGACCGGTACTGGCGCCGGAGCCGGGGACAGGGGCGGGGGCGAGACCGGAAACAGGGCCGGAGCCGGAGCCAGGGCCGGCGTCCGGGAGCCACGAGGTCACCGTCGTTCCACCCCCACGACGGACATCCGGCACGAGGAGTCGATGA
- a CDS encoding NAD-dependent epimerase/dehydratase family protein: MRVLVAGATGVVGHPLVGALRARGHRVSALVRQGSRGRAPEADEVVVADALDREAVLSAVSAARPEVVVHQMSALRLLRDDPPEAFARTARLRVEGTAHLIEAARAAGTRRLVAQSIAFAAAPAGGPVLDEDAPLYVDAPDPGWASTVRAVAELERQVTAGALEGVVLRYGTLYGPRTAYARTGATARSVQAGRLPLPGGGAGIMSFLHVEDAVGAAVTAVESDATGVFHVTDDDPAPAAQWLPHLARMLAAPSPRTVPADLAPRLLGWFMTHQLTSAHGAANDRARTVLGWKPARPSWRDGLGQE, encoded by the coding sequence ATGCGCGTACTCGTCGCCGGGGCCACCGGCGTGGTCGGACATCCGCTGGTGGGCGCCTTGCGGGCGCGAGGCCATCGGGTGAGCGCATTGGTACGGCAGGGGTCACGGGGCCGGGCCCCGGAGGCGGACGAGGTGGTGGTCGCCGACGCCCTGGACCGCGAGGCCGTGCTGTCGGCGGTGTCGGCCGCCCGGCCCGAGGTCGTCGTCCATCAGATGTCCGCCCTGCGGCTGCTGCGGGACGACCCGCCGGAGGCCTTCGCCCGCACGGCACGCCTGCGCGTCGAGGGCACCGCCCACCTGATCGAGGCGGCTCGCGCGGCCGGCACGCGCCGACTGGTCGCCCAGTCCATCGCCTTCGCCGCCGCCCCGGCCGGCGGCCCGGTCCTGGACGAGGACGCGCCCCTGTACGTCGACGCCCCCGACCCCGGCTGGGCCTCGACCGTTCGGGCCGTCGCCGAGTTGGAACGGCAGGTGACGGCCGGCGCCCTGGAGGGCGTGGTGCTGCGCTACGGCACGCTGTACGGCCCCCGCACGGCGTACGCCCGTACCGGCGCCACCGCGCGATCCGTACAGGCCGGCCGGCTGCCGCTGCCGGGCGGCGGGGCCGGGATCATGTCGTTCCTGCACGTCGAGGACGCGGTGGGGGCAGCCGTGACGGCCGTCGAGTCCGACGCCACCGGGGTGTTCCATGTGACGGACGACGATCCGGCCCCCGCCGCGCAGTGGCTGCCGCACCTGGCCCGGATGCTCGCCGCTCCCTCCCCGCGCACGGTCCCGGCGGACCTCGCGCCCCGGCTCCTCGGCTGGTTCATGACCCACCAGCTCACCTCCGCGCACGGCGCCGCCAACGACAGGGCCCGTACGGTCCTGGGCTGGAAGCCGGCCAGACCGAGCTGGCGTGACGGGCTGGGCCAGGAATGA
- a CDS encoding AMP-binding protein — protein MLISRQERARICSDTELGAGNVLQRLRAYERPLDEPVLHTDGTWRAPDGSRPEVLTLGQLYEAVETYAGWYAAHGVRPRDPVAIHSFSAAEFAVNFLALTSIGAVPSFVNGNLAPEIAREYVRRQGAVGAFTDAAHREVLAGDAGGAEGAGGSGSAEGSGDSGGDGLGLGFRLTAADVRPEHRASLPASYPYRHDPTDPVLISHSSGTTGLPKGVPHTHRTLMYAQVHRLRFSTGADMERTLVGLPGAHNAMVATLLYCLLLRTDIKLLSSQRGTDVLDAVEEFRPTTVLAFAGTFGEMAAEDLTARDLSSVQVWFNTGDAAHEAHIRALVQHGTRVEIRRDLSRVRVEGSVFVDGLGSSEAGYSVFHNRHTKDTSAYSRCVGKPISFAEAAVLAEDGTPLPPGRIGRLGLKSPTLTPGYWNDSLTWNRMRLGGYWLTGDLAHRDEEGNFYHLDRAPDAIRTPAGIVFSTRTEELLLAALPELGDCTVVGVAPDGVRADWDGDGVAEAYALLQLADGSAADEERSGAGADERRSGPRDDEPRPVTGVDEEWTGRVNAVLTAAGFPPVTRALRMRPDDVAKGATGKVLKRVMRDRFAAHTADVVAAEEQHV, from the coding sequence ATGCTCATCAGTAGGCAGGAGCGGGCGCGGATCTGCTCCGACACGGAACTCGGCGCCGGCAACGTCCTGCAGCGACTGCGCGCGTACGAACGCCCGCTCGACGAACCGGTGTTGCACACCGACGGCACCTGGCGCGCACCGGACGGCAGCCGACCCGAGGTGCTGACGCTCGGACAGTTGTACGAGGCGGTTGAGACCTACGCGGGCTGGTACGCGGCCCACGGTGTGCGGCCCCGCGACCCGGTGGCCATCCACTCCTTCTCCGCCGCCGAGTTCGCGGTGAACTTCCTCGCGCTGACGTCGATCGGAGCCGTGCCGTCGTTCGTCAACGGCAACCTCGCGCCGGAGATCGCCCGGGAGTACGTCCGCCGCCAGGGCGCGGTGGGCGCCTTCACGGACGCGGCACACCGCGAGGTACTGGCCGGGGATGCGGGAGGGGCAGAGGGCGCGGGAGGCTCGGGGAGCGCGGAGGGCTCGGGGGACTCGGGGGGTGACGGCCTCGGGCTCGGCTTCCGCCTGACCGCCGCCGACGTCCGCCCGGAGCACCGCGCGTCGCTTCCGGCGTCGTACCCCTACCGGCACGACCCCACCGACCCGGTGCTCATCTCCCACTCCTCCGGCACGACCGGCCTGCCGAAGGGGGTGCCGCACACCCATCGGACGCTGATGTACGCCCAGGTGCACCGGCTGCGGTTCTCCACCGGCGCCGACATGGAGCGCACGCTGGTGGGACTGCCGGGCGCGCACAACGCGATGGTGGCGACGCTGCTGTACTGCCTGCTGCTGCGCACGGACATCAAGCTGCTCTCCAGCCAGCGCGGCACGGACGTGCTGGACGCCGTCGAGGAGTTCCGGCCGACGACCGTGCTGGCCTTCGCCGGGACCTTCGGCGAGATGGCGGCGGAGGATCTGACGGCGCGTGATCTGTCCAGCGTGCAGGTGTGGTTCAACACCGGGGACGCGGCGCACGAGGCGCACATCCGGGCGCTCGTCCAGCACGGGACCCGGGTCGAGATCCGGCGCGACCTGAGCCGCGTCCGCGTCGAGGGCTCGGTCTTCGTGGACGGGCTCGGTTCGTCGGAGGCCGGCTACTCGGTCTTCCACAACCGGCACACCAAGGACACCTCCGCCTACTCCCGCTGCGTCGGCAAGCCGATCAGCTTCGCCGAGGCCGCCGTGCTCGCCGAGGACGGCACCCCGCTGCCGCCCGGACGGATCGGCCGCCTGGGCCTCAAGTCCCCCACGCTGACGCCCGGTTACTGGAACGACTCGCTGACCTGGAACCGGATGAGGCTCGGCGGCTACTGGCTCACCGGGGACCTCGCCCACCGGGACGAGGAGGGCAACTTCTACCACCTCGACCGGGCCCCGGACGCCATCCGCACCCCGGCGGGGATCGTCTTCAGCACCCGCACCGAGGAACTGCTCCTGGCCGCGCTGCCGGAGCTCGGCGACTGCACGGTGGTCGGGGTCGCCCCCGACGGCGTGCGCGCGGACTGGGACGGCGACGGCGTGGCGGAGGCGTACGCGCTGCTCCAACTCGCCGACGGGAGCGCAGCCGACGAGGAGCGGAGCGGAGCGGGAGCCGACGAGCGGCGGAGCGGGCCGCGGGACGACGAGCCGCGACCCGTGACGGGCGTCGACGAGGAGTGGACCGGGCGGGTCAACGCGGTGCTGACGGCCGCCGGGTTCCCGCCGGTGACCCGGGCCCTGCGGATGAGGCCCGATGACGTGGCCAAGGGCGCCACCGGCAAGGTTCTCAAACGAGTGATGCGCGACCGGTTCGCCGCCCACACGGCTGACGTGGTCGCCGCCGAGGAGCAGCACGTATGA
- a CDS encoding beta-ketoacyl-[acyl-carrier-protein] synthase family protein has protein sequence MTGEVTVTGFGVRTAFGTGPDALRRGVFAGVPSFAPTTRFDTGPYRTPMAGAAPEGPDAMEHWALRPALARCGAEALDMAGLPRGTEAAVLLGIAGDCTSITRYWREAAAPAADENGGGGTGRGTPRARALDETDAGHALPDDGPPVGAAGLAAEPAGPAAARLADAVPAYLAESLAAGLGLTGPRLTFTNACVASAAAIIHGCRLISSGRIDVAVCAGGYLVEEETFGKFDSGRALSRDGTVRPFSADRTGLLLGDGVAAVVLESAEHARRRGARPLAGVVGWGAATDAHHIAQPHPDGVGLARAARQALRLAGDPDGSSLGYVNAHGTGTKYNDGAETRGLRAALRERAEAIPVSSTKSTTGHLLEAAGVVEFVITMLALTEGVLPPTANFTRADPECDLDYVPNRPRQADLRRALTINAAFGGANTALVLERP, from the coding sequence TTGACCGGTGAGGTGACGGTGACCGGGTTCGGCGTGCGCACCGCCTTCGGCACCGGTCCGGACGCCCTGCGGCGCGGTGTCTTCGCCGGTGTCCCCTCCTTCGCCCCCACCACCCGGTTCGACACCGGCCCCTACCGCACCCCGATGGCCGGCGCCGCCCCCGAGGGCCCCGACGCGATGGAGCACTGGGCGCTGCGTCCCGCCCTCGCGCGCTGCGGAGCGGAAGCCCTCGACATGGCGGGCCTGCCCAGGGGCACCGAGGCGGCGGTCCTGCTGGGCATCGCGGGCGACTGCACGAGCATCACGCGGTACTGGCGGGAGGCGGCGGCACCGGCGGCCGACGAGAACGGCGGCGGCGGTACGGGCCGCGGCACGCCCCGAGCCCGCGCGCTCGACGAGACCGACGCGGGGCACGCCCTCCCCGACGACGGGCCGCCCGTCGGGGCGGCGGGGCTCGCCGCGGAACCGGCCGGACCGGCGGCCGCCCGGCTCGCCGACGCCGTCCCCGCGTATCTCGCCGAGTCGCTGGCCGCAGGCCTCGGGCTGACCGGGCCCCGGCTCACCTTCACCAACGCCTGTGTGGCCTCCGCCGCCGCGATCATCCACGGCTGCCGGCTGATCTCCTCCGGGCGGATCGATGTCGCGGTGTGCGCCGGCGGCTATCTCGTGGAGGAGGAGACGTTCGGGAAGTTCGACTCGGGGCGGGCGCTGTCGCGTGACGGCACGGTGCGGCCGTTCAGCGCCGACCGCACCGGGCTGCTGCTCGGCGACGGGGTCGCGGCGGTCGTGCTGGAGTCGGCCGAGCACGCGCGGCGGCGCGGGGCCCGGCCGCTGGCGGGTGTGGTCGGCTGGGGTGCGGCGACCGACGCCCACCACATCGCGCAGCCGCACCCGGACGGCGTCGGCCTGGCCCGCGCGGCCCGGCAGGCGCTGCGGCTGGCCGGGGACCCCGACGGGTCGAGCCTCGGCTACGTCAACGCCCATGGCACCGGCACCAAGTACAACGACGGCGCCGAGACCCGGGGGCTGCGCGCCGCCCTCCGGGAGCGGGCCGAAGCGATCCCGGTCAGCTCCACCAAGAGCACCACCGGCCATCTCCTGGAGGCCGCCGGAGTCGTGGAGTTCGTGATCACGATGCTGGCGCTGACGGAGGGCGTGCTGCCGCCCACCGCCAACTTCACGCGGGCGGACCCGGAGTGCGACCTGGACTACGTGCCGAACAGGCCCCGACAGGCCGACCTCCGCCGGGCCCTCACCATCAACGCCGCCTTCGGGGGCGCCAACACCGCACTCGTCCTGGAGCGACCGTGA